A region of Corynebacterium glucuronolyticum DSM 44120 DNA encodes the following proteins:
- a CDS encoding TIGR02234 family membrane protein gives MNTRYVCPAVFGLSGLASWLLARLPWMHATVNDDKAGDSVEVLSGAAWATELQIASFALIAFLLVALVTKSAGRRVTGVLAALAGAVLAYSPIMLLTAGADSDRVWNILATGAVSAKATDPVRISHWAEITGVDVSAIGPGCTVVAAAAAIAAGVILAMRPGKDTKKADMLEATGTRRQQLESDIEAAPDSERVMWDALDEGIDLTGRDEDRG, from the coding sequence TTACGTCTGCCCCGCTGTCTTCGGACTTTCCGGTCTTGCCTCTTGGCTACTTGCGCGACTGCCGTGGATGCACGCGACAGTGAATGACGATAAGGCCGGAGATTCCGTTGAGGTGTTGAGCGGAGCCGCATGGGCGACGGAGCTGCAGATCGCCTCGTTTGCGCTGATCGCGTTTCTCCTCGTCGCCTTAGTTACCAAGTCCGCTGGTCGCCGCGTGACGGGGGTACTGGCGGCGCTGGCTGGTGCCGTGCTGGCGTATTCTCCGATCATGCTTCTCACTGCTGGTGCAGACAGCGACCGGGTGTGGAATATCCTCGCCACAGGTGCCGTGTCTGCTAAAGCCACGGACCCTGTGCGAATCAGCCATTGGGCGGAGATCACAGGTGTCGATGTATCAGCAATTGGGCCTGGATGCACGGTTGTTGCAGCAGCAGCTGCGATTGCAGCGGGTGTCATCCTGGCGATGCGTCCCGGTAAGGACACGAAAAAAGCGGACATGCTGGAAGCGACGGGTACACGGAGGCAGCAGCTGGAAAGCGACATTGAGGCGGCGCCTGATTCGGAGCGCGTCATGTGGGATGCTCTGGACGAAGGAATTGATTTAACAGGTAGAGACGAAGACCGGGGGTAG
- the trpC gene encoding indole-3-glycerol phosphate synthase TrpC, with product MATLFDNILEGVIADVAAREEVVPFKEIKRLSRNVPPARDVLSVLQKPGCCVIAEIKRADPVTNHVMPVADPAALARLCEESGACIIGCQTEGRRFNGSLEDVRTVKENVSTPVWCKSFIVDPYQVHEARYYGADLVALQVAALEQDRLVALLDRVHSLGMEAIVEVASEEEADRGVTAGARIIGVDARDMRTRTIDRGRFPLIAPGLPSSVVKVALSGVSTPVDLMRYAGAGADAVVVGEALSRSTTPDRLCRSLVAAGMHPACPSAR from the coding sequence ATGGCCACCTTATTCGACAATATCCTTGAGGGCGTTATTGCTGATGTGGCTGCCCGCGAAGAGGTTGTGCCCTTCAAAGAGATCAAGCGTCTTTCGCGCAATGTTCCTCCTGCCCGCGATGTCCTTTCCGTACTACAAAAACCAGGTTGTTGCGTGATCGCGGAGATCAAACGCGCGGATCCGGTGACCAACCATGTTATGCCTGTAGCGGATCCTGCAGCTCTTGCTCGCTTGTGTGAGGAGTCGGGAGCATGCATCATTGGGTGCCAAACGGAGGGAAGGCGTTTTAACGGCAGCCTCGAGGATGTGCGCACGGTAAAAGAGAACGTCTCCACACCGGTGTGGTGTAAATCTTTCATCGTCGACCCGTACCAGGTGCACGAGGCGAGATACTACGGTGCAGATCTCGTTGCTCTCCAAGTTGCTGCCCTCGAACAGGATCGCCTCGTGGCTTTGCTCGACCGGGTTCACTCATTAGGCATGGAAGCAATCGTCGAGGTGGCTTCGGAGGAAGAAGCCGACCGCGGTGTTACCGCCGGCGCCCGCATCATCGGCGTGGACGCTCGTGACATGCGTACGCGGACAATCGATCGGGGGCGTTTCCCGCTTATTGCACCCGGGTTGCCCAGTTCGGTGGTGAAAGTGGCGTTATCAGGGGTGTCCACGCCTGTGGATCTGATGCGCTACGCGGGTGCGGGTGCCGACGCCGTTGTTGTGGGTGAGGCACTGTCGCGTTCGACTACACCGGATAGACTGTGCCGGTCGCTTGTGGCAGCCGGTATGCACCCGGCGTGCCCCTCAGCCCGTTAG
- the lgt gene encoding prolipoprotein diacylglyceryl transferase, producing MSETILATIPSPPQGVWFIGPLPIRAYALCIITGVVVALWLSTKRYVARGGDADVVMDAAVVAVPAGLIGGRLYHVATDYDSYFCSTCNPVEALYVWQGGLGIMGAVILGVLAVWVMMRSKGLPIAPLADAVAPGLVLAQAIGRFGNYFNQELYGRPTDVPWGLEIYYRVNEAGESAPVTGHSTGEIMSVVHPTFLYEALWNVAVCVFLIWADKKFQMGRGRVFGLYVASYMLGRFMVELMRDDAATMVWGLRINTITSTVFFLLAVLFLVVRKGRRETPAEVDPRPLKAN from the coding sequence GTGTCCGAAACTATCCTTGCCACCATTCCCTCTCCACCCCAAGGGGTGTGGTTTATCGGCCCGCTTCCGATTAGGGCGTACGCGCTGTGCATCATCACGGGTGTCGTTGTTGCGCTGTGGTTGTCAACGAAGCGCTACGTTGCCCGGGGTGGCGATGCTGATGTGGTGATGGACGCAGCCGTAGTCGCTGTGCCGGCAGGTCTTATTGGGGGGCGCTTGTACCACGTTGCCACCGACTACGATTCTTACTTCTGTTCCACCTGTAACCCGGTGGAGGCCCTATACGTGTGGCAGGGGGGATTGGGCATCATGGGTGCCGTGATCCTTGGTGTTCTGGCCGTGTGGGTGATGATGCGCAGCAAAGGACTGCCAATTGCGCCACTGGCTGATGCTGTCGCGCCGGGACTCGTCTTGGCGCAGGCGATTGGTCGCTTCGGGAATTATTTCAACCAGGAGTTGTATGGTCGCCCGACGGATGTTCCGTGGGGTTTGGAGATTTACTATCGCGTTAACGAGGCCGGGGAGTCTGCCCCCGTGACCGGCCATTCGACCGGAGAAATCATGAGTGTCGTGCATCCGACGTTTTTGTATGAGGCGCTGTGGAATGTGGCGGTTTGTGTCTTTCTCATCTGGGCGGACAAGAAGTTCCAGATGGGGCGTGGTCGTGTGTTTGGTTTGTACGTCGCGTCGTATATGCTGGGTCGCTTCATGGTGGAACTCATGCGTGATGACGCGGCGACGATGGTCTGGGGTCTGCGGATCAACACCATTACCTCGACCGTATTTTTCCTGCTTGCCGTGTTGTTCCTGGTGGTGAGGAAGGGGCGAAGAGAAACACCTGCAGAGGTTGATCCGCGACCCTTAAAAGCAAACTAA